Proteins from a single region of Engystomops pustulosus chromosome 5, aEngPut4.maternal, whole genome shotgun sequence:
- the ZNF438 gene encoding zinc finger protein 438, protein MRHVQEMSAGTAASPDDSKLLIGSTGTMHCRKTVPNTTHFRTIAPKVAPKIISSYSSSTYPPALPDVALPGAKPLVISPQNYTLMKVAGQDGSFSFVALPQVTSPIGGSVVQTPGIPLQENLKLPIPRYQPAHSKKFLDKKTKGGCKPKTEVSNMQVKPEEPSEAAGNVHPKPLTLVEWTGLESRLIPGEVCEVSTSTFPGIEKSLNPTFCTPIKLNADVDKTTVSSDSGTLVRYESTKVVDSTKPMTVLSPVVFSSPLHLLQSVPKGKLPILPYSKIKKSIALENNATKPKLDQTGASLEPSQVHVMPPAVGVVKESPCHPMVTSELGILAKQNSVLGRKRGKKRRSYSDMLGYQSKLRLVGNKLVLCKDKGKAQAVIGGKSVVPLRKYRNIMPKPVVELKTFTSLGVCNTLLQTSTESHLRHRLFGGRFHRWRQGDHSLLAQRSTTKLCYKCHVCDHSFQYKHHLQDHLNGHSNKRPYHCRLCRKSYVHSGSLSTHMKLHHSESRLKKLMCCEFCAKVFGHIRVYFGHLKEVHRVIISTESSCRQAEKKNLTLKGKPEDRLLPQRSYVDDPIPGPTDEIKLQIRCGRCHFIAPTFLDMKLHLFSVHGDESQEVLPEGVLESRQGAQEEVVKQATHHWRLLSEKRNRARSRKWEQVPDSNEEEPGGISETDASESIPSGEREVDPSQSGTDPSKIKFFYRSHFNCLLCAHTLLTQKEVMEHWERKHNCENPTLLWTLFSSLLDNDQKIT, encoded by the exons ATGCGTCATGTCCAGGAGATGAGTGCGGGGACAGCAGCATCTCCAG atgaCTCAAAGCTCCTCATTGGATCTACTGGCACTATGCACTGCAGGAAGACTGTTCCCAACACCACTCACTTCAGAACGATTGCTCCGAAAGTGGCGCCAAAGATAATTTCTTCCTATTCTTCATCCACTTACCCTCCTGCCCTGCCTGATGTCGCTCTCCCTGGAGCTAAACCTTTGGTCATCAGCCCTCAGAACTATACTTTGATGAAAGTCGCTGGTCAGGATGGTAGTTTTTCCTTTGTTGCTTTACCACAAGTCACTTCACCGATCGGTGGATCTGTCGTACAAACCCCAGGAATTCCTTTGCAGGAAAACCTTAAATTACCCATTCCCAGATATCAACCTGCCCACAGCAAAAAGTTCCTCGACAAGAAAACAAAGGGAGGATGTAAGCCAAAAACGGAAGTGTCCAACATGCAGGTAAAACCAGAGGAACCTTCTGAAGCTGCTGGAAATGTGCACCCAAAACCCTTGACGCTGGTAGAATGGACTGGTTTGGAAAGCAGACTTATCCCTGGGGAAGTTTGTGAAGTCAGTACTTCCACATTtccaggcatagaaaaaagtctGAATCCCACTTTTTGCACCCCTATAAAACTCAACGCTGATGTCGACAAGACAACAGTTTCTTCAGATAGCGGGACTTTAGTTCGATACGAAAGCACCAAAGTTGTAGATTCTACCAAACCGATGACGGTCCTCTCTCCGGTTGTTTTTAGCAGCCCACTTCATCTTCTCCAATCAGTGCCTAAGGGAAAATTGCCCATTTTGCCGTATTCAAAAATCAAGAAATCGATTGCTTTGGAAAATAATGCAACCAAACCAAAATTAGATCAAACTGGAGCATCGCTAGAGCCAAGCCAAGTCCATGTTATGCCTCCTGCTGTCGGGGTTGTAAAGGAAAGTCCATGCCATCCGATGGTAACATCTGAGTTGGGAATCTTGGCCAAGCAAAATAGTGTTTTAGGAAGGAAACGGGGGAAGAAGCGGAGATCTTACAGTGATATGTTGGGCTACCAGTCCAAATTGAGGCTTGTGGGTAATAAGCTTGTGTTGTGCAAGGATAAAGGCAAAGCTCAGGCTGTTATCGGTGGTAAAAGTGTAGTGCCATTGAGGAAATACCGAAATATAATGCCAAAACCAGTGGTGGAATTAAAGACATTCACATCTCTGGGCGTCTGTAATACTCTGCTTCAGACAAGTACAGAAAGTCATCTTAGACATAGGTTGTTTGGTGGCAGGTTTCACCGATGGCGGCAAGGAGACCATTCATTATTGGCTCAAAGGAGCACCACCAAACTCTGCTACAAGTGTCACGTGTGTGATCATAGCTTTCAGTATAAGCACCACTTACAAGACCACTTAAACGGTCACAGCAACAAGAGACCCTACCACTGCCGCCTGTGCCGTAAGTCCTACGTGCACTCGGGGAGTCTCAGCACCCACATGAAGCTCCACCACAGCGAGAGCCGCCTCAAGAAGCTCATGTGCTGCGAGTTCTGTGCCAAGGTCTTTGGACACATCCGAGTCTATTTCGGTCACCTTAAAGAGGTACACCGAGTTATTATAAGCACAGAATCTTCATGTAGACAAGCGGAGAAGAAAAATCTGACTCTTAAAGGGAAACCTGAAGATCGTTTGTTACCTCAAAG GAGTTACGTGGATGACCCCATCCCTGGACCAACAGACGAGATCAAATTGCAGATCAGATGTGGACGTTGCCATTTCATCGCTCCGACATTTTTAGATATGAAGCTTCATTTGTTTAGCGTACACGGGGATGAATCTCAAGAAGTATTGCCTGAAGGAGTCCTGGAGAGCAGACAAGGTGCCCAGGAGGAGGTGGTTAAACAAGCAACCCATCACTGGAGGTTACTGAGTGAAAAACGGAACAGGGCTCGGAGCAGAAAGTGGGAGCAGGTGCCTGATAGTAACGAGGAAGAACCTGGAGGAATTTCCGAAACGGATGCAAGTGAGTCCATTCCATCAGGGGAAAGGGAAGTAGATCCAAGCCAAAGTGGGACCGATCCATCCAAAATCAAATTCTTCTACAGAAGTCATTTCAACTGCTTGCTGTGTGCACATACATTGTTAACCCAGAAGGAAGTCATGGAGCACTGGGAGAGGAAGCATAACTGTGAGAACCCCACGTTGCTATGGACACTCTTCAGTTCATTGCTGGACAATGATCAAAAGATCACGTGA